The Brasilonema sennae CENA114 genome includes a region encoding these proteins:
- the atpH gene encoding ATP synthase F1 subunit delta: MKSNIAMAEISQPYAQALMSVAQSKNLTDQFGEDVRSLLSLLSESEQLKNFLENPFVSLDDKKGVINRVLGDGANAYFRNFLLLLVDRRRISLLEPVLQQYLVLLRQLKQIALAEVISAVPLTEEQQQSVKDKVIALTKAREVELETKIDPELIGGVIIKVGSQVIDASLRGQLRRISLRLSGS, encoded by the coding sequence ATGAAAAGTAATATCGCAATGGCGGAAATATCCCAGCCTTACGCACAGGCGTTGATGTCAGTCGCACAATCCAAAAATTTAACAGATCAGTTCGGCGAAGATGTCCGTTCTTTGCTAAGCTTGCTTTCTGAAAGTGAGCAGCTGAAAAATTTTCTTGAGAACCCATTTGTGTCGCTAGATGACAAAAAGGGAGTCATCAACCGTGTCCTTGGTGACGGCGCTAACGCATACTTCCGCAATTTTTTATTGCTGCTGGTAGATAGACGGCGCATTTCATTGCTGGAACCAGTTTTACAGCAATATTTGGTGCTGTTGCGGCAACTCAAACAAATTGCTCTGGCCGAAGTGATTTCTGCTGTCCCCCTGACAGAGGAGCAGCAACAATCAGTAAAAGATAAAGTCATCGCACTGACAAAAGCTCGCGAGGTCGAATTAGAGACAAAAATTGACCCCGAGTTAATTGGTGGTGTGATTATTAAGGTAGGGTCTCAAGTCATTGACGCCAGCTTACGGGGCCAGCTGCGCCGTATCTCCTTGCGTTTAAGTGGCTCTTAA
- a CDS encoding AbrB/MazE/SpoVT family DNA-binding domain-containing protein — MVESSKHIEVHLGRQGRLVIPAALRRLLGFEEGDTLVARPEEGRLILEKQEAIKQRLKARFSQLPKQRSLADELIAERREEGKREVGA, encoded by the coding sequence ATGGTCGAATCATCTAAACATATTGAAGTCCATTTAGGTCGCCAAGGACGTTTGGTTATTCCTGCTGCTCTGCGGCGGCTGTTGGGTTTTGAGGAGGGAGATACGCTAGTTGCTCGTCCTGAAGAGGGGCGGCTGATTTTGGAAAAGCAGGAGGCGATTAAACAGCGGCTGAAAGCTCGGTTTTCGCAATTGCCAAAACAGAGAAGTCTGGCGGACGAGTTGATAGCGGAACGACGCGAGGAAGGTAAGCGGGAAGTGGGCGCATGA
- a CDS encoding F0F1 ATP synthase subunit B has product MGIIGSSFLLATEAVAEGHSEGGFGLNIDIFETNLINLAILVGILFYFGRKVLSNILSERRSSIETVIKEAEAKAKEAAVALSKAQEQLTQAQAEAQRIRKTAEENAQATREAILARAAEDVERLKQTAVKDLDTQRDRAIAELQQYVVSKALQKVESELQTGIADDAQQQLIDRSIALLGA; this is encoded by the coding sequence ATGGGTATCATTGGTAGTAGTTTTTTACTTGCCACAGAAGCGGTGGCAGAAGGTCACTCAGAAGGTGGTTTCGGTCTAAACATAGACATTTTTGAAACCAATCTGATTAACCTAGCGATTCTGGTTGGCATACTATTCTACTTTGGGCGTAAAGTTCTTAGCAATATCCTCAGCGAACGACGCTCAAGTATTGAAACGGTAATCAAAGAAGCAGAAGCAAAGGCAAAAGAAGCAGCAGTTGCCCTGTCTAAGGCACAGGAACAGTTGACGCAGGCTCAAGCAGAAGCGCAACGCATCCGTAAAACTGCTGAAGAAAATGCACAGGCAACTCGTGAAGCCATTTTGGCACGAGCAGCAGAAGATGTGGAACGTTTGAAACAAACAGCTGTTAAGGATTTAGACACACAAAGAGACAGGGCGATCGCCGAACTGCAACAATATGTAGTGTCTAAGGCATTGCAAAAAGTTGAGTCAGAACTGCAGACAGGCATTGCCGACGACGCTCAACAGCAATTAATTGACCGCAGCATAGCGCTATTGGGAGCTTAG
- the atpA gene encoding F0F1 ATP synthase subunit alpha produces the protein MAISIRPDEISNIIQQQIEQYDEQVKVANVGTVLQVGDGIARIYGLDKAMASELLEFEDGTIGIAQNLEEDNVGAVLMGEGRDIQEGSSVTATGRIAQIPVGEALVGRVVDALGRPIDGKGEIKTEETRLIESPAPGIVARRSVHEPMQTGITAIDAMIPVGRGQRELIIGDRQTGKTAIAVDTIINQKEEDVICVYVAVGQKASTVANVVQTLQDKGALDYTVVVAANASEPATLQFLAPYTGASIAEYFMYKGKATLVIYDDLSKQATAYRQMSLLLRRPPGREAYPGDVFYIHSRLLERAAKLSDELGKGSMTALPIIETQAGDVSAYIPTNVISITDGQIFLSSDLFNSGIRPAINPGISVSRVGSAAQTKAMKKVAGKLKLELAQFDELQAFSQFASDLDKATQDQLARGARLRELLKQPQNAPLSVYEQVALLYAGINGYLDDIDVEKITDFTKGLREYLKTSKPQYVQGIQSKKALGDEEEALLKEAINEYKKTFLATA, from the coding sequence ATGGCAATTAGCATCAGACCAGACGAAATCAGCAACATTATTCAGCAACAAATAGAACAATACGACGAACAGGTCAAAGTTGCTAACGTTGGAACCGTTCTGCAAGTAGGTGACGGTATTGCTCGTATTTATGGTCTAGACAAGGCCATGGCTAGTGAGCTACTGGAATTTGAAGACGGTACAATTGGCATCGCCCAAAACTTAGAAGAAGACAACGTTGGTGCGGTGCTGATGGGCGAAGGTCGTGATATTCAAGAAGGTAGCTCCGTAACCGCCACTGGTAGAATTGCTCAAATACCCGTGGGAGAAGCCTTGGTTGGACGAGTTGTCGATGCTTTAGGTCGTCCAATTGATGGTAAGGGAGAAATCAAGACCGAAGAAACCCGTTTGATTGAATCTCCAGCACCAGGTATTGTGGCGCGTCGTTCCGTACACGAACCCATGCAAACTGGTATCACAGCGATCGACGCAATGATTCCCGTCGGTCGTGGACAGCGGGAATTGATTATTGGTGACCGTCAGACTGGAAAAACTGCGATCGCCGTAGACACCATCATCAACCAAAAAGAAGAAGACGTGATCTGCGTCTACGTCGCAGTCGGTCAAAAAGCTTCCACCGTAGCTAACGTTGTGCAGACGTTACAAGACAAAGGCGCTCTGGACTACACTGTTGTCGTCGCCGCTAACGCCAGTGAACCAGCCACCCTGCAATTTTTGGCTCCTTATACAGGTGCTTCGATTGCTGAGTACTTTATGTACAAGGGTAAGGCAACTCTAGTTATCTATGATGACCTCTCCAAGCAAGCCACAGCTTATCGTCAAATGTCTTTGCTGCTGCGTCGTCCTCCCGGACGTGAAGCTTATCCTGGAGACGTGTTCTACATCCACTCACGTCTGTTGGAACGTGCGGCTAAGCTGAGTGACGAATTGGGTAAAGGTAGCATGACTGCTCTGCCAATCATCGAAACTCAAGCAGGTGACGTATCTGCTTACATCCCCACCAACGTAATTTCGATTACAGACGGTCAGATCTTCCTGTCTTCCGACTTGTTCAACTCTGGTATCCGTCCCGCTATTAACCCTGGTATTTCCGTATCACGGGTGGGTTCAGCTGCTCAAACCAAGGCAATGAAGAAAGTTGCTGGTAAATTGAAGCTGGAGTTGGCACAGTTTGACGAACTGCAAGCCTTCTCACAATTCGCCTCTGACTTAGATAAAGCAACTCAAGACCAGCTGGCACGGGGTGCGCGCTTGCGGGAACTTTTGAAACAGCCACAAAATGCACCGCTATCGGTGTACGAGCAAGTCGCTCTTCTTTATGCTGGTATCAACGGTTACTTAGACGACATTGATGTCGAGAAAATTACTGACTTCACCAAAGGATTGCGCGAGTACTTAAAGACCAGCAAACCTCAGTACGTTCAAGGAATTCAATCCAAGAAAGCACTGGGTGATGAAGAAGAAGCACTCTTGAAAGAGGCAATTAACGAATACAAGAAGACCTTCTTGGCAACAGCATAA
- a CDS encoding ATP synthase subunit I, translating to MSLSNESTDPTPTTRQDSRPGFEDTEPDNSMHEFYGLYQELLLITLVLTGIIFICVWIFYSLNIALNYLLGACTGVVYLRMLAKDVEGLSGEKKQLSKTRFALLVAVILLASRWNQLQILPIFLGFLTYKATLLFYVVRGAFASSLPKLR from the coding sequence GTGAGCTTGTCAAACGAATCAACTGATCCCACACCAACAACACGACAAGATTCAAGACCTGGTTTTGAGGACACAGAACCAGACAACTCGATGCATGAGTTCTATGGACTCTACCAAGAGTTGTTGCTCATTACTCTTGTCTTGACAGGGATTATATTTATCTGTGTTTGGATATTTTATTCCCTGAACATTGCTTTAAATTATTTGCTCGGAGCATGTACAGGTGTGGTTTACTTGAGGATGTTGGCAAAAGATGTTGAGGGTTTGAGTGGAGAAAAAAAACAGTTGAGTAAAACTCGATTTGCGTTATTAGTAGCGGTTATTCTACTAGCATCGCGATGGAATCAACTGCAAATCTTACCCATCTTTTTGGGATTTCTTACTTATAAAGCAACACTCCTCTTTTATGTAGTAAGAGGGGCATTTGCCTCCTCCTTGCCAAAGCTCCGGTAG
- a CDS encoding F0F1 ATP synthase subunit B' codes for MFDFDATLPLMAVQFLLLAALLNVIFYKPLTKALDDRDNYIRTNNLDARERLAKAERLTKEYEQQLAEARKQSQATVAAAQAEAQKTTDQKIAEAQKEAQAQREQAALEIEQQKQEVLSSLDQQVDALSRQILEKLLGPVLAK; via the coding sequence ATGTTTGATTTCGATGCAACCTTGCCCTTGATGGCAGTGCAGTTCCTGCTGTTGGCAGCTCTATTGAATGTTATTTTCTATAAGCCACTGACCAAGGCACTAGACGATCGCGATAACTATATCCGAACGAATAACCTTGATGCTCGTGAACGCTTGGCTAAAGCTGAGCGATTAACTAAAGAATATGAGCAACAATTAGCAGAAGCTCGTAAACAATCGCAAGCGACTGTCGCTGCAGCTCAAGCAGAAGCTCAGAAAACCACTGATCAGAAAATCGCTGAGGCGCAAAAAGAAGCTCAAGCTCAACGAGAACAAGCGGCACTTGAAATAGAACAGCAAAAGCAGGAAGTTTTGAGTTCCTTAGATCAACAGGTAGATGCTCTCAGCAGGCAGATACTAGAAAAACTATTGGGACCTGTTTTAGCTAAATAG
- a CDS encoding filamentous hemagglutinin N-terminal domain-containing protein codes for MKQGWHSLILFTLPLCAIGSLTFLDTATAQQVTQQVTPDGTVSTTVTTPDGKNFTINDGTRRGGNLFHSFKEFSVPAGGSANFNNAADVLNIIGRVTGGSVSNIDGAIRALGKANVFLLNPAGIIFGPNASLNIGGSFLGSTAHSFVFDNGFEFSATNPQAPPLLTINVPIGLRYRDNPGNIQVRGPVTGSGLVSEVRSGNRPKLDSNVTGLQVEPGKTLALVGGNVFVEGGVLRSQGGRIEIGSFDSNQIVNLVPAQSEGFSLAYQGTPSFRDIEFSNKSFVNVTGDGSGSIAILGRNINFTSDSILLSDTLGDKNGGEISIVGDSIAFNRSSLLSNTFGSGNGGQIKLDANKINFDNRSGVSIQTQDNKGNAGDINIRANSLEMKGSSSLVSITTGSSSGKAGNINIAVNGPMAITSTGIQADSNGVGNAGNININANSLQIENSGVFSRANYKGQGGEINITVADSLTSIKNTNINTNAYNTGDAGKINIRANSFRLEQQGGVLSEAGASSTGKAGEINITVAGSLELLNKVGISTTTAGIGDAGNINITAGSFLLEGSGVSSSTTENSTGNAGEVNITAGLFKINAASMRTNNLGSGNAGDLKVQATSLVLDGAGLYVNSTGNGNAGNLEIKADTIKLDGSELNANTSGGKGNITLNSRDLILRKNSNITTNAQGTAGGGNITINTGNLVAFEDSNITADAVKGYGGEVNITARGIFRSPDSDITAISEAGPQFNGIVQFNTPEIDPTQGLFELTETVIDPAQQVAQNPCIKGFGSTFTITGRGGLPSDPNKILSSDNVRVDLVEPVPSKVSSTSTTQKQPSQKPPVKKIIPVRGWIYNEKGQVVLVGYDPTKTGPQREQPAPTTNCAATR; via the coding sequence ATGAAACAGGGTTGGCATTCACTAATTTTATTCACCTTACCCCTATGCGCCATAGGGAGTTTAACTTTTCTAGATACAGCCACAGCACAACAAGTCACTCAACAAGTCACTCCTGATGGAACTGTATCCACCACCGTCACGACTCCTGACGGCAAAAACTTCACCATCAATGATGGGACAAGAAGGGGAGGAAACCTTTTTCACAGCTTCAAAGAATTTTCTGTACCTGCAGGTGGTTCGGCTAACTTCAACAATGCAGCTGATGTGCTAAACATCATCGGTCGGGTGACGGGTGGTTCTGTTTCTAATATTGATGGTGCGATTAGAGCACTCGGCAAGGCGAACGTGTTTTTACTCAATCCTGCGGGGATTATTTTTGGACCAAATGCCAGCTTGAATATTGGTGGTTCCTTTTTGGGGAGTACAGCGCACAGTTTTGTATTTGACAATGGGTTTGAGTTTAGTGCAACCAACCCGCAAGCACCCCCATTGTTAACTATAAATGTTCCGATTGGGTTGAGGTATCGGGATAATCCTGGAAACATTCAGGTACGAGGACCAGTGACAGGGAGCGGACTTGTTTCTGAGGTTAGGTCAGGAAACCGTCCCAAACTAGACTCGAACGTTACAGGATTACAAGTCGAACCCGGAAAAACCTTAGCACTCGTAGGAGGAAATGTTTTTGTTGAAGGTGGTGTACTCAGGTCACAAGGAGGACGTATTGAAATCGGCAGTTTTGATAGCAACCAAATTGTAAATCTCGTCCCAGCACAATCTGAAGGTTTTTCACTTGCTTATCAAGGCACCCCCAGTTTTCGAGACATCGAGTTTTCTAATAAATCGTTCGTGAATGTCACTGGAGACGGCAGCGGTTCTATTGCCATACTCGGGAGGAACATCAATTTCACCTCTGACTCAATTCTATTATCTGATACACTTGGGGATAAAAATGGGGGAGAAATTAGCATTGTTGGTGACTCTATAGCTTTCAATCGCTCCAGCCTCCTCTCTAACACCTTCGGTTCCGGGAACGGCGGACAAATTAAACTGGATGCCAACAAGATCAACTTTGATAATCGCAGTGGTGTAAGCATTCAGACACAGGACAATAAGGGTAATGCCGGAGACATCAACATTCGTGCAAATTCTTTGGAGATGAAAGGCTCCTCGTCGCTCGTGAGCATAACGACAGGAAGTAGCAGTGGTAAAGCCGGAAACATCAACATTGCTGTCAATGGTCCGATGGCGATTACCTCCACAGGTATACAAGCCGACTCCAATGGCGTGGGTAATGCTGGCAACATTAACATCAATGCAAATTCTTTGCAGATTGAAAACTCGGGTGTCTTTAGCCGTGCCAATTACAAAGGTCAAGGCGGAGAAATCAATATTACTGTCGCAGACTCTCTTACCAGCATCAAAAATACAAATATAAATACTAACGCTTATAATACGGGTGACGCTGGAAAAATCAATATTCGTGCAAATTCTTTTCGGCTTGAACAACAAGGAGGTGTTCTTAGCGAGGCGGGGGCAAGTAGCACAGGTAAGGCTGGAGAAATCAATATTACTGTCGCAGGTTCTTTGGAATTACTGAACAAGGTAGGTATATCTACAACCACTGCGGGTATTGGTGATGCTGGAAATATTAACATTACCGCAGGTTCTTTTCTACTGGAAGGCTCAGGAGTCTCTAGCAGTACGACGGAAAATAGTACAGGTAACGCTGGAGAAGTCAACATTACCGCAGGTCTATTTAAGATTAACGCAGCAAGCATGCGGACGAACAACTTGGGCAGTGGCAATGCTGGAGACTTGAAGGTGCAAGCAACAAGCCTAGTTCTTGATGGAGCGGGATTATATGTGAATAGTACTGGTAATGGTAATGCTGGTAATTTGGAGATTAAGGCTGACACCATTAAGCTTGATGGCAGTGAGCTTAACGCCAATACGAGTGGGGGAAAAGGCAATATTACCCTCAACTCCCGTGACTTAATTTTGCGTAAGAACAGCAACATCACCACTAACGCCCAAGGCACAGCTGGTGGAGGCAATATTACCATCAACACTGGCAACTTAGTTGCCTTTGAAGATAGCAATATTACCGCCGATGCAGTAAAAGGTTATGGGGGAGAGGTCAACATTACAGCCCGAGGTATCTTTCGCTCCCCAGACAGTGATATCACCGCCATTTCTGAAGCTGGTCCACAATTCAATGGCATTGTGCAATTCAACACACCCGAAATTGACCCCACCCAAGGATTATTTGAATTGACAGAAACTGTCATCGACCCCGCACAGCAGGTTGCCCAGAATCCTTGTATAAAAGGTTTTGGTAGTACTTTCACCATCACCGGACGTGGCGGATTGCCATCTGATCCCAATAAAATCCTTAGTAGTGATAATGTGCGCGTTGATTTAGTTGAACCTGTTCCCAGTAAGGTAAGTTCAACAAGTACAACACAAAAGCAGCCATCTCAAAAGCCACCTGTCAAAAAGATAATACCAGTCCGAGGTTGGATATATAACGAAAAAGGTCAGGTAGTGCTGGTAGGTTATGATCCAACCAAAACTGGCCCACAACGTGAGCAGCCAGCACCTACTACTAACTGTGCTGCAACGAGATAG
- the atpB gene encoding F0F1 ATP synthase subunit A — protein MVNFLNALTSVPLGELEVGHHFYWQLGNLKLHGQVFLTSWFVIGLLVVASLAATKNIQKIPSGIQNLMEYALEFIRDLTKNQIGEKEYRPWVPFIGTLFLFIFISNWSGALIPWKLIKLPSGELAAPTNDINTTVALALLTSLAYFYAGFRKRGLGYFKKYIEPTPVLLPIAILEDFTKPLSLSFRLFGNILADELVVGVLVLLVPLFVPLPVMALGLFTSAIQALVFATLAAAYIHEAMEGHGGEEHEEAH, from the coding sequence ATGGTGAATTTTCTGAATGCCCTAACTTCTGTTCCCCTTGGAGAACTAGAAGTAGGTCATCATTTCTACTGGCAGTTAGGCAATCTAAAACTGCATGGACAGGTCTTCCTCACCTCCTGGTTTGTGATTGGTCTTTTGGTCGTAGCTTCACTAGCTGCTACTAAAAACATCCAAAAAATTCCCAGTGGTATCCAAAACCTAATGGAATATGCTTTGGAATTTATTCGAGACCTCACAAAAAACCAGATTGGAGAGAAAGAGTACCGTCCTTGGGTGCCGTTTATAGGCACACTATTTCTGTTTATCTTCATATCCAACTGGTCGGGTGCTTTAATTCCCTGGAAGCTGATCAAACTTCCATCGGGAGAGTTGGCTGCTCCAACCAATGACATTAATACGACAGTAGCACTGGCGTTATTGACTTCTTTAGCTTACTTTTACGCAGGTTTTAGGAAGCGTGGTTTGGGGTACTTCAAAAAGTATATAGAGCCAACGCCTGTCCTGTTACCGATCGCGATTCTAGAAGATTTCACCAAGCCCCTCTCCCTAAGCTTCCGTCTATTTGGTAACATTTTGGCGGATGAATTAGTTGTAGGAGTGCTGGTTCTTTTGGTTCCTCTGTTTGTACCTTTGCCAGTGATGGCTTTAGGTTTGTTTACCAGTGCCATTCAAGCCTTGGTTTTTGCCACCTTAGCAGCGGCATATATTCATGAGGCGATGGAAGGACATGGTGGCGAAGAGCATGAGGAAGCACATTAA
- the atpE gene encoding ATP synthase F0 subunit C, whose amino-acid sequence MDPLVSAASVLAAALAIGLAAIGPGIGQGNAAGQAVEGIARQPEAEGKIRGTLLLTLAFMESLTIYGLVIALVLLFANPFA is encoded by the coding sequence ATGGATCCATTAGTTTCTGCTGCAAGCGTTCTTGCTGCTGCTCTAGCAATTGGTTTGGCTGCAATTGGTCCTGGTATTGGTCAAGGTAATGCTGCAGGACAAGCAGTAGAAGGTATTGCTCGTCAACCAGAAGCAGAAGGTAAAATTCGCGGTACTTTACTGTTAACCTTGGCATTCATGGAATCCCTTACCATTTATGGTCTGGTTATTGCCCTAGTACTACTGTTTGCTAACCCATTTGCCTAA
- a CDS encoding type II toxin-antitoxin system VapC family toxin produces MTVVLDASAMLAYLQDEPGGEAVEVVLAESVISSVNWAEVVQKSVAAGVVIDGMREDLEALGLICAPFTPEDAEMAGRLWLQTRQVGLSLGDRACLSLGMRLNASVLTSDRIWTTLGLSLDVQVVR; encoded by the coding sequence ATGACGGTGGTGTTGGATGCGTCAGCAATGCTAGCCTATTTGCAGGATGAGCCTGGGGGTGAAGCGGTTGAAGTCGTGCTGGCTGAGTCGGTGATTTCGAGTGTGAATTGGGCGGAGGTGGTGCAGAAATCTGTAGCTGCGGGTGTGGTGATAGATGGAATGCGCGAGGATTTGGAGGCGTTAGGGCTGATCTGCGCTCCCTTTACTCCTGAAGATGCCGAGATGGCGGGAAGACTCTGGTTGCAAACTCGACAGGTTGGTTTGTCTTTGGGTGACCGTGCTTGCTTGAGTTTGGGAATGCGTCTCAATGCTTCGGTTTTGACAAGCGATCGCATTTGGACAACGCTCGGTTTATCTTTGGATGTGCAGGTGGTTCGGTGA
- a CDS encoding F0F1 ATP synthase subunit gamma translates to MPNLKAIRDRIQSVKNTKKITEAMRLVAAARVRRAQEQVLSTRPFADRLAQVLYGLQTRLRFEEANLPLLKKREVKSVGLLVISGDRGLCGGYNNNVIKRAENRAKELKAEGVDYKFVIVGRKATQYFQRREQPIDATYTGLEQIPTAAEANKIADQLLSLFLSDSVDRIELIYTKFVSLVSSRPVVQTLLPLDAQGLEAQDDEIFRLTTRGGEFEVTREKVTAQTRTLSSDMIFEQDPVQILDSLLPLYLSNQLLRALQESAASELAARMTAMSNASDNAKELMNALTLSYNKARQAAITNQILEVVSGAEALG, encoded by the coding sequence ATGCCAAATCTCAAAGCAATACGCGATCGCATTCAATCAGTCAAAAATACCAAAAAAATTACAGAAGCCATGCGGCTGGTGGCTGCAGCGCGGGTGCGTCGCGCTCAAGAACAGGTGCTATCCACCCGTCCCTTCGCCGACCGCTTGGCGCAAGTTCTGTACGGTCTACAAACTCGTCTGCGTTTTGAAGAAGCAAACTTACCACTGTTGAAAAAACGGGAAGTTAAGTCAGTAGGGCTGTTAGTGATTTCAGGCGATCGCGGTTTGTGCGGCGGCTACAACAACAACGTTATCAAACGTGCCGAAAATCGCGCCAAAGAACTCAAAGCAGAAGGTGTAGACTACAAATTTGTCATCGTAGGACGCAAAGCAACCCAGTATTTCCAACGTCGCGAACAGCCGATAGACGCCACCTATACTGGTTTAGAGCAAATCCCTACCGCTGCTGAAGCCAACAAGATTGCTGACCAATTGCTTTCTCTGTTCTTGTCAGACAGCGTAGATCGTATTGAGCTTATCTACACCAAGTTCGTCTCCTTGGTGAGTTCTCGTCCGGTAGTGCAAACCCTGCTTCCTCTTGACGCTCAAGGTTTGGAAGCACAGGATGACGAAATCTTCCGCTTAACAACCCGTGGCGGTGAATTTGAAGTCACACGAGAGAAAGTAACCGCTCAAACCCGTACTTTATCCAGTGACATGATTTTCGAGCAAGACCCAGTACAGATTCTCGATTCCTTACTACCTCTGTATCTGAGTAACCAGCTTTTGCGGGCGCTGCAAGAATCAGCTGCCAGCGAACTTGCTGCACGGATGACAGCAATGAGCAATGCTAGCGATAACGCCAAGGAACTGATGAATGCCCTCACTTTGTCTTACAACAAAGCGCGGCAAGCCGCAATTACCAATCAAATCCTAGAGGTTGTCAGCGGTGCTGAGGCACTAGGTTAG